One genomic window of Actinoplanes lobatus includes the following:
- a CDS encoding extracellular solute-binding protein: MANTLPGASTNRRNFLGLVGLGAASLASGGVLAGCSKEPGVDGSATTAEEAAGVIPKFKDSTLVQPDIKGVRPMADGYAKYPTSLADAVTDKAVGSGKPVTATTPWWGPAPPTANKLVEAVNADMGAVINFSIQDGNTYGDKLSAMLGARDVPELTCIPGWETNKLARFSEGVHALFEDLTPYLAGDKVNAYPLLAGLDSVAWQESVWGGKLMAVPFPVDAPYPTVLFYRKDVADERGIAAPTTLDELWDFGKKLTNEAKGEWAFGDIWWEVQQICGVGGSENGWIKQADGKVVNKMELPEYKRALEFMTKVYAEKLIHPDLASSKGGDVTTLFKGGKIFMYATGGGSWKETWRPAVQTNPKFNMQAVKVFGADKGQAPVRLKARSAIIWTFIKKDLGQERVQELLRVLNYTAAPFGTKEWELQNYGVEGTHFTRDASGTPVTNDLYVKEFANQYVFLGGRPPVVVGGPDIPTYAGDFVAWGNDATQYLEKNPWEGIKVETPSEQAALAQPTEDKITDIQRGRTPISEFDKILSDWKAAGGDKARDFYAKVLADNGR; this comes from the coding sequence GTGGCGAATACGCTTCCGGGCGCGTCGACGAACAGGCGGAACTTCCTGGGGCTGGTCGGCCTCGGCGCGGCCTCGCTCGCCAGTGGCGGAGTGCTGGCCGGTTGCAGCAAAGAGCCGGGCGTGGACGGTTCGGCGACCACCGCCGAGGAGGCTGCCGGGGTCATCCCCAAGTTCAAGGACTCCACCCTGGTCCAGCCCGACATCAAGGGCGTCCGGCCGATGGCCGACGGTTACGCGAAGTACCCGACGTCGTTGGCCGACGCGGTCACCGACAAGGCGGTCGGCAGCGGTAAGCCGGTCACCGCCACCACCCCGTGGTGGGGCCCGGCACCGCCGACCGCGAACAAGCTGGTCGAGGCGGTCAACGCCGACATGGGTGCGGTGATCAACTTCAGCATCCAGGACGGCAACACCTACGGCGACAAGCTGAGCGCCATGCTCGGCGCGCGGGACGTGCCCGAGCTGACCTGCATCCCGGGCTGGGAGACCAACAAGCTGGCCCGGTTCTCCGAGGGCGTGCACGCGCTCTTCGAGGACCTGACGCCGTACCTGGCCGGGGACAAGGTCAACGCGTACCCGCTGCTCGCCGGTCTCGACTCGGTGGCCTGGCAGGAGTCGGTGTGGGGCGGCAAGCTGATGGCCGTTCCGTTCCCGGTCGACGCGCCCTACCCCACGGTGCTGTTCTACCGCAAGGACGTCGCCGACGAGCGCGGCATCGCGGCCCCGACCACGCTCGACGAGTTGTGGGACTTCGGCAAGAAGCTCACCAACGAGGCCAAGGGCGAGTGGGCCTTCGGCGACATCTGGTGGGAGGTGCAGCAGATCTGCGGCGTCGGCGGCTCGGAGAACGGCTGGATCAAGCAGGCCGACGGCAAGGTCGTGAACAAGATGGAGCTCCCGGAGTACAAGCGGGCTCTCGAGTTCATGACCAAGGTCTACGCCGAGAAGCTGATCCACCCCGACCTGGCCAGCAGCAAGGGCGGTGACGTCACCACCCTGTTCAAGGGCGGCAAGATCTTCATGTACGCCACCGGCGGCGGCTCCTGGAAGGAGACCTGGCGCCCGGCCGTGCAGACCAACCCCAAGTTCAACATGCAGGCCGTCAAGGTCTTCGGTGCCGACAAGGGCCAGGCCCCGGTGCGCCTGAAGGCCCGCTCGGCGATCATCTGGACGTTCATCAAGAAGGACCTCGGTCAGGAGCGGGTGCAGGAGTTGCTGCGCGTGCTCAACTACACCGCGGCGCCGTTCGGCACCAAGGAGTGGGAGCTGCAGAACTACGGTGTCGAGGGCACCCACTTCACGCGGGACGCCAGCGGCACGCCGGTCACCAACGACCTGTACGTCAAGGAGTTCGCGAACCAGTACGTCTTCCTCGGCGGCCGCCCGCCGGTCGTGGTCGGTGGCCCGGACATTCCCACCTACGCCGGCGACTTCGTGGCCTGGGGCAACGACGCCACGCAGTACCTGGAGAAGAACCCGTGGGAAGGCATCAAGGTGGAGACGCCGAGCGAGCAGGCGGCCCTCGCGCAACCCACCGAGGACAAGATCACCGACATTCAGCGCGGCCGTACTCCGATCAGCGAGTTCGACAAGATCCTCTCGGACTGGAAGGCGGCCGGCGGCGACAAGGCTCGCGACTTCTACGCCAAGGTTCTGGCTGACAACGGGCGATGA
- a CDS encoding ABC transporter permease — translation MSAPPIAEPQAAVKAKKNKAIPPQRLSFGQRLRRDWPLLLMCLPAMLLLLVFHYIPALGNVIAFQDYNPFAGDDPLEAFLYSEWIGFGNFEYLFQTSAFWDSVVNTLSITAFQLVFYFPVPIFLAILLNSIMSPRIRSLVQSVVYLPHFFSWVLVVSLFQMMIGGAGLLAQTLRQAGYTPPDMMTNPDTFILLITSQALWKDAGWGMIVFLAALAAIDTSLYEAAAADGANRWRRMWHITLPGLRSVVILLLILRLGDALNVGFEQFILQREMVGRDAAEVVDTYVYYQGIAIQQWGVGAAAGLFKAVIGILLIVGANKLAHRFGEQGIYSKS, via the coding sequence ATGAGCGCTCCACCCATCGCTGAGCCGCAGGCTGCGGTGAAGGCGAAGAAGAACAAGGCGATCCCGCCGCAGCGGCTGTCCTTCGGGCAGCGGCTGCGGCGGGACTGGCCGCTGCTGCTCATGTGCCTGCCGGCGATGCTGTTGCTGCTGGTCTTCCACTACATCCCGGCGCTCGGCAACGTCATCGCCTTCCAGGACTACAACCCGTTCGCCGGGGACGACCCGCTCGAGGCGTTCCTCTACAGCGAGTGGATCGGGTTCGGGAACTTCGAGTACCTGTTCCAGACCTCGGCGTTCTGGGACTCGGTGGTCAACACTCTGTCGATCACCGCGTTCCAGCTGGTGTTCTACTTCCCGGTCCCGATCTTCCTGGCCATCCTGCTGAACAGCATCATGTCGCCGCGCATCCGGTCGCTGGTGCAGAGCGTCGTCTACCTGCCGCACTTCTTCAGCTGGGTGCTGGTGGTCTCGCTGTTCCAGATGATGATCGGCGGCGCCGGCCTGCTCGCGCAGACGCTGCGCCAGGCCGGCTACACGCCGCCGGACATGATGACCAACCCGGACACGTTCATCCTCCTGATCACCTCGCAGGCGCTCTGGAAGGACGCCGGCTGGGGCATGATCGTCTTCCTGGCGGCGCTCGCGGCCATCGACACCTCCCTGTACGAGGCGGCCGCGGCCGACGGCGCCAACCGCTGGCGGCGGATGTGGCACATCACCCTGCCCGGCCTGCGGTCGGTCGTCATCCTGCTGCTGATCCTGCGGCTCGGTGACGCGCTGAACGTGGGATTCGAGCAGTTCATCCTCCAGCGGGAGATGGTCGGGCGGGACGCCGCCGAGGTCGTCGACACCTACGTCTACTACCAGGGCATCGCGATCCAGCAGTGGGGCGTCGGCGCGGCCGCCGGGCTGTTCAAGGCGGTGATCGGGATCCTCCTGATCGTGGGCGCCAACAAGCTGGCACACCGGTTCGGCGAGCAAGGGATCTACTCGAAATCATGA
- a CDS encoding glycoside hydrolase family 3 protein, translated as MTESPSRIVFRDPQQKLATRVSDLLERLDLAEKIALLHQHQAAVPRLGVASFRTGTEALHGVAWLGVATVFPQAVGLASSWDPDLLRRVGAAVGTEVRAMHHRDPENVGLNVWAPVVNLLRDPRWGRNEEGYAEDPWLTGVLSTAYSNGLRGDDPRWLRTAPTLKHFLAYNNETDRCLTSSNLPPRVLHEYELPAYRPALAAGAAVAVMASYNLINGRPTHLSPLINEVLRGWAEDDVMVVGDAYAVQNLAGDQNLFEDHPAGFAAALRSGIDCVTEPGPLSEESFATALDRGLITESDVDAAVRHILSVRVRLGEFNPEEDPYRETGPEVIDCPEHRALAREAARASVVLLGNDGLLPLDPAATRRIAVLGPLGDTTFDDWYSGTPPYRRTLRGTLTERVGADAVLFHEGADRVALRCPAGLLSADPDGGPLRINEHEDEDTTLFDVLDWGEETFSLRAVVNGRCIGADGLGPEPHLLVNDRPGPNGWEVRETFRFEPAGDGVVLLHVQSGRYLSAGGDGLVRTGAARAADATVFTVDLLIDGVAAAATVAAGADVVVLALGNHPLVTGRETADRRDLALPGTQDDLLRAVQAANPRTVLVLSSSYPYAIGHALDLLPAIVWSAHGGQEHGTALADVLFGSDPSGAPVDPAGRLTQTWYTDAGNLPDLLDYDIIATDATYLYYRGTPLFPFGHGLSYTSFRYEDLRVSAASIGLDGEVTITVDVINTGHRPGVETVQLYTRQQRSRVKQPLRRLRGYRQVRLEPGERSTVEFLLPAAELAFWDVTRSRWVIEEATHTIAVGRSSTDWRLTRTLRVDGERIPARSPWSPLHLIDNDGYAETTPVAVPDHPGEALRGARPGAWAVFDQVDFGLTGPSRVRAALPTPGEIVLRLDDPLSGPILATLNTTASTPVPPVTGTHDLFVLYSTPDTTVTTIAFTR; from the coding sequence GTGACCGAATCCCCCTCTCGCATCGTCTTTCGCGACCCGCAGCAGAAGCTCGCCACGCGGGTGTCCGACCTTCTGGAGCGGCTCGACCTGGCGGAGAAGATCGCCCTGCTGCACCAGCACCAGGCCGCCGTGCCCCGGCTCGGCGTCGCCTCCTTCCGCACCGGGACCGAGGCGCTGCACGGCGTCGCGTGGCTCGGCGTCGCCACCGTCTTCCCCCAGGCGGTCGGTCTCGCCAGCAGCTGGGACCCGGACCTGCTCCGCCGGGTCGGCGCCGCGGTCGGCACCGAGGTCCGCGCCATGCACCACCGCGACCCGGAGAACGTCGGCCTCAACGTCTGGGCGCCGGTGGTCAACCTGCTGCGCGACCCACGCTGGGGCCGCAACGAGGAGGGGTACGCCGAGGACCCCTGGCTCACCGGGGTGCTGAGCACGGCGTACTCGAACGGGCTGCGCGGCGACGACCCCCGCTGGCTGCGCACCGCCCCCACGCTGAAGCACTTCCTGGCCTACAACAACGAGACCGACCGGTGCCTGACCTCCAGCAACCTGCCGCCACGGGTGCTGCACGAGTACGAGCTGCCCGCCTACCGCCCGGCCCTGGCCGCTGGCGCCGCGGTCGCCGTGATGGCCTCCTATAACCTGATCAACGGACGGCCCACACATCTCAGCCCGCTCATCAACGAGGTGCTGCGCGGCTGGGCCGAGGACGACGTGATGGTGGTCGGCGACGCGTACGCGGTCCAGAACCTGGCCGGCGACCAGAACCTGTTCGAGGACCACCCGGCCGGGTTCGCGGCCGCGCTGCGCTCCGGCATCGACTGCGTCACCGAGCCCGGGCCGCTGTCCGAGGAGTCGTTCGCCACCGCCCTGGACCGCGGCCTGATCACCGAGTCCGACGTGGACGCCGCGGTCCGGCACATCCTTTCGGTACGCGTACGGCTCGGCGAGTTCAACCCGGAGGAGGACCCGTACCGGGAGACCGGCCCCGAGGTGATCGACTGCCCGGAGCACCGCGCACTGGCCCGGGAGGCGGCCCGCGCCTCGGTGGTGCTGCTCGGCAACGACGGCCTGCTCCCCCTCGACCCGGCGGCCACCCGGCGGATCGCGGTGCTCGGCCCGCTCGGCGACACCACCTTCGACGACTGGTACAGCGGCACCCCGCCGTACCGCCGGACACTGCGCGGCACCCTGACCGAGCGGGTCGGCGCGGACGCGGTCCTCTTCCACGAGGGCGCCGACCGGGTGGCGCTGCGCTGCCCGGCGGGCCTGCTGTCAGCGGACCCGGACGGCGGTCCACTGCGGATCAACGAGCACGAGGACGAGGACACCACCCTGTTCGACGTGCTCGACTGGGGTGAGGAGACGTTCTCGCTGCGGGCCGTCGTCAACGGCCGGTGCATCGGCGCCGACGGGCTCGGCCCCGAGCCCCACCTGCTGGTCAACGACCGGCCCGGCCCGAACGGCTGGGAGGTGCGGGAGACGTTCCGCTTCGAGCCGGCCGGCGACGGTGTGGTGCTGCTCCACGTGCAGAGCGGGCGGTACCTTTCGGCCGGTGGGGACGGGCTGGTGCGTACCGGCGCCGCCCGGGCCGCGGACGCCACCGTCTTCACCGTCGACCTGCTGATCGACGGGGTGGCGGCGGCCGCCACGGTGGCCGCGGGGGCCGACGTGGTGGTGCTGGCGCTCGGCAACCATCCGCTGGTCACCGGCCGGGAGACCGCCGACCGCCGGGACCTGGCGCTGCCCGGCACCCAGGACGATCTGCTGCGCGCCGTCCAGGCGGCCAACCCGCGGACCGTGCTGGTGTTGAGCAGCAGTTACCCGTACGCGATCGGTCATGCTCTTGATCTTTTGCCGGCGATCGTGTGGTCGGCGCACGGCGGCCAGGAACACGGCACGGCCCTCGCCGACGTGCTCTTCGGCAGCGACCCGTCGGGTGCGCCCGTCGACCCGGCCGGGCGGCTCACCCAGACCTGGTACACCGATGCCGGCAACCTGCCCGACCTGCTCGACTACGACATCATCGCCACCGACGCCACCTACCTCTACTACCGGGGCACGCCGCTGTTCCCGTTCGGGCACGGGCTGTCGTACACCTCGTTCCGCTACGAGGACCTGCGGGTCAGCGCGGCGTCGATCGGTTTGGACGGCGAGGTCACGATCACCGTCGACGTGATCAATACCGGACACCGGCCCGGCGTCGAGACGGTGCAGCTCTACACCCGTCAACAGCGTTCCCGGGTCAAGCAGCCGCTGCGGCGCCTGCGCGGCTACCGGCAGGTCCGGCTCGAACCCGGCGAACGGTCCACCGTGGAATTCCTGCTGCCCGCCGCCGAGCTGGCGTTCTGGGACGTGACCCGCTCCCGCTGGGTGATCGAGGAGGCCACCCACACCATCGCGGTGGGCCGGTCCAGCACCGACTGGCGCCTGACCAGGACGCTGCGCGTCGACGGCGAGCGCATCCCGGCCCGCTCACCCTGGTCGCCACTCCATCTGATCGACAACGATGGGTACGCGGAAACGACTCCCGTAGCCGTCCCGGACCACCCCGGCGAGGCCCTGCGCGGCGCCCGTCCCGGCGCGTGGGCGGTCTTCGACCAGGTCGACTTCGGCCTCACCGGCCCGTCCCGGGTCCGCGCCGCCCTTCCCACCCCTGGCGAGATCGTCCTCCGCCTCGACGACCCGCTCTCCGGCCCGATCCTGGCCACCCTCAACACGACAGCCTCGACCCCGGTCCCCCCGGTAACCGGCACCCACGACCTGTTCGTCCTCTACTCAACCCCCGACACCACAGTCACCACGATCGCCTTCACTCGCTGA
- a CDS encoding carbohydrate ABC transporter permease — MSADTAIRPRRNSNRPAWEEKPTLIGQFGKGTIITVVLAVVLVPLWTVVVTSLSSEKTINEAGGYVFVPRELNPSAYVVIFSGGQVTDAILVSTFVTILGTAISLIVTVLAAYGLSRPGTLGHRSILFYFLLTFLIYPGMIPSYLVVTGLGLKDNLLALILPTAISAFNLVVLRAFFMNIPGELYDSARIDGAGELRILWRIVLPLSRAVTAVVGLFYAVGYWNAFFNAILYIDRNDLQPVQRVLQQFILAGQSPTTSGMAVAIPGLGSSTPPSLAIKMAVVVVTIVPALIVYPFIQRHFTKGVIIGAVKG; from the coding sequence ATGAGCGCAGACACCGCGATCCGGCCCCGCCGCAACTCGAACCGCCCGGCGTGGGAGGAGAAACCCACGCTGATCGGCCAGTTCGGCAAGGGCACGATCATCACCGTGGTGCTGGCCGTCGTGCTGGTGCCACTCTGGACGGTCGTGGTCACCAGCCTCTCGTCCGAGAAGACGATCAACGAGGCGGGTGGCTACGTCTTCGTTCCGCGCGAGCTCAACCCGTCGGCGTACGTGGTGATCTTCTCGGGCGGGCAGGTCACCGACGCGATCCTGGTCAGCACGTTCGTGACGATCCTCGGCACGGCCATCAGTCTGATCGTCACGGTGCTCGCCGCCTACGGCCTGTCCCGGCCCGGGACCCTCGGCCATCGGTCGATCCTGTTCTACTTCCTGCTGACGTTCCTGATCTACCCCGGCATGATCCCGAGCTATCTCGTGGTCACCGGCCTCGGCCTCAAGGACAACCTGCTCGCCCTCATCCTGCCAACCGCGATCAGCGCGTTCAACCTGGTGGTGCTGCGGGCGTTCTTCATGAACATCCCCGGCGAACTGTACGACAGCGCCCGCATCGACGGCGCCGGCGAACTGCGCATCCTGTGGCGAATCGTGCTTCCGCTCTCCAGGGCGGTCACCGCGGTGGTCGGCCTGTTCTACGCGGTCGGCTACTGGAACGCGTTCTTCAACGCGATCCTCTACATCGACCGCAACGACCTCCAGCCGGTCCAGCGGGTGCTCCAGCAGTTCATCCTGGCCGGGCAGTCCCCGACCACCTCGGGAATGGCGGTCGCCATCCCGGGCCTCGGCTCGTCGACGCCACCCAGCCTGGCGATCAAGATGGCCGTCGTGGTGGTGACGATCGTTCCGGCCCTGATCGTCTACCCGTTCATCCAGCGCCACTTCACCAAGGGCGTGATCATCGGCGCCGTCAAGGGCTGA
- a CDS encoding ROK family transcriptional regulator, protein MRTTRADPQPADFTDVRATNLAVVLRHLRAHGPSSRAAIAASTGLNKATVSSLTGDLIRQRLLRETGLTSNRIGRPGTALALDGSAYAAIGLQVSADRLTALAVDFAGDQLLLWHRAFDGEPATTGAGRAVSAIAALAQRAATRVRQQGRQVLGLTVAVPGLVADGGTVRLSPPLGWSDVDLRGLLSGSLRQPGLDVAVANHAGLAAVAELRYGGHQVELDLTYVSGAAGVEAGIVVDGRLLHGSRGFTGQIGRFALGAAGSPTLQDLAGVEPLVRRALPGFDPESLTDLAPAVEQVAALARSGDPGALAALGDTGRHLGQGLALLANLVNPELIVLGDHYAALAEWLIPAAEAELTRNTLAPDAGGVRLTASSLGLHAAALGGAVSHLDRVDTGSLPPKQ, encoded by the coding sequence GTGAGGACCACCCGGGCCGATCCACAACCGGCCGACTTCACCGATGTGCGTGCCACCAACCTGGCCGTGGTGCTGCGGCACCTGCGCGCCCACGGCCCCAGCTCGCGCGCCGCGATCGCCGCCTCGACCGGGCTCAACAAGGCGACCGTGTCCAGCCTGACCGGCGACCTGATCCGGCAGCGGCTGCTGCGCGAGACCGGCCTGACCAGCAACCGGATCGGCCGCCCCGGGACGGCGCTGGCCCTCGACGGCTCGGCGTACGCGGCGATCGGCCTCCAGGTCTCCGCCGACCGGCTCACCGCGCTGGCCGTCGACTTCGCGGGCGACCAGCTGCTGCTGTGGCATCGGGCGTTCGACGGCGAGCCGGCCACCACCGGGGCGGGCCGTGCGGTCAGCGCGATCGCCGCCCTGGCCCAGCGGGCCGCGACCCGGGTGCGCCAGCAGGGCCGCCAGGTGCTCGGCCTGACCGTGGCGGTGCCCGGCCTGGTCGCCGACGGCGGCACGGTCCGCCTCTCCCCGCCGCTCGGCTGGTCCGACGTCGACCTGCGCGGCCTGCTCTCCGGCTCGCTGCGCCAGCCGGGACTGGACGTCGCGGTGGCCAACCACGCCGGCCTGGCCGCCGTCGCCGAGCTGCGCTACGGCGGGCATCAGGTCGAGCTCGATCTGACGTACGTCTCCGGCGCGGCCGGGGTCGAGGCCGGCATCGTGGTCGACGGCCGCCTGCTGCACGGCTCCCGTGGCTTCACCGGCCAGATCGGCCGCTTCGCGCTCGGCGCGGCCGGCTCGCCCACGCTCCAGGATCTGGCCGGCGTCGAGCCGCTGGTCCGGCGAGCCCTGCCCGGCTTCGACCCGGAGTCGCTGACCGACCTGGCGCCGGCCGTCGAGCAGGTGGCCGCGCTGGCCCGTTCCGGCGACCCGGGGGCGCTGGCCGCCCTGGGCGACACCGGCCGCCATCTGGGCCAGGGCCTGGCGCTGCTGGCGAACCTGGTGAATCCGGAGCTCATCGTGCTCGGCGACCACTACGCGGCACTGGCCGAGTGGCTGATCCCGGCGGCCGAGGCCGAGCTGACCCGCAACACCCTGGCGCCGGACGCGGGCGGGGTCCGGCTGACCGCGTCGAGCCTGGGCCTGCACGCCGCCGCCCTCGGCGGTGCGGTGTCCCACTTGGACCGGGTGGACACCGGCAGCCTGCCGCCCAAGCAGTGA
- a CDS encoding glycosyl hydrolase family 95 catalytic domain-containing protein, producing MESQVNPSFRDSTCTEDWEHALISGNGRQGALCYGSPAGLRFTLAHEDLFQPVTEPLPAPATAAALPRLRELLATGRFGDAARAVCDLAVQEHPGYAETRWIDPLIGAGTITFIPDRPGDGYSRGTDFTTGVVRQEWSGVVADAVVSRSADVLAVRITGTGGTVRIAPVDGVPESPVAFTVDHCGEDLVLTGRFGGDLWPGAPDGWTVAVRVRRTPESVLIVARVAPGLRTPAEALAALPGGGFEDLLKEHAEIHRDLFERVSLDLGGIRAQHLFDAGRYAIISSTGARPPTLQGVWSGTWSPPWRSGWTIDGNLQAALLAVHPTGVPELMPPLFDLLDSLREDFRENARRLYGLPGLYAPAHLGTHGRQNHFGPIWCLTFWTAGAAWLARLYLEHWQHTGDRAFLADRALPFLREVAEFQLGFAEIVDGRARFSPSYSPENDPGRGRAQASVDATMDVQAVSGLLRGLLAITETLGVSDPDEGRWRGLLAALPSYRINDAGELAEWIDPRFPDNHEHRHSSHLLPFLYGGDPAVDEDPALRAAAVRAVRSRLRWWLSEASDEMGYGLALLGVAAAHLGLGEEAYAALERISEAYWRPNRVPTHNRDHMFNVDLAGGLPALVVAMLLRSRDVAPDGMAHIDLLPALPSAWPTGSIRGLVARGPVTVDLTWSPGSFEAVLTSPTDRVVQVSHPGGRQLLRLSANSPHTVSFPQFTTPSVHL from the coding sequence GTGGAGAGCCAAGTCAATCCGTCCTTCCGTGACAGCACGTGCACCGAGGACTGGGAACACGCCCTGATCAGCGGCAACGGGCGGCAGGGCGCCCTCTGCTACGGCTCCCCCGCCGGGCTGCGCTTCACCCTCGCCCACGAAGACCTCTTCCAGCCGGTCACCGAGCCGCTCCCGGCGCCGGCCACCGCCGCGGCCCTGCCACGGCTGCGCGAGCTGCTCGCCACCGGGCGCTTCGGCGACGCGGCGCGAGCGGTCTGCGACCTCGCCGTTCAGGAGCATCCGGGGTACGCCGAGACGCGCTGGATCGATCCACTCATCGGCGCCGGCACGATCACCTTCATCCCGGACCGGCCCGGCGACGGCTATTCCCGGGGCACCGACTTCACCACCGGCGTGGTGCGGCAGGAGTGGTCCGGGGTGGTGGCCGACGCGGTCGTCTCCCGGTCGGCGGACGTGCTGGCGGTCCGGATCACCGGCACCGGCGGCACGGTCCGGATCGCCCCGGTCGACGGCGTGCCGGAGAGCCCGGTCGCGTTCACCGTCGACCACTGCGGCGAGGACCTGGTCCTCACCGGACGGTTCGGCGGCGACCTCTGGCCGGGCGCACCGGACGGCTGGACCGTGGCGGTGCGCGTACGGCGTACCCCCGAATCGGTCCTGATCGTGGCCCGGGTGGCACCCGGCCTGCGCACGCCCGCCGAAGCCCTCGCCGCGCTGCCCGGCGGCGGTTTCGAGGACCTGCTGAAGGAGCACGCCGAGATCCACCGCGACCTGTTCGAGCGGGTCTCCCTGGACCTTGGCGGAATCCGGGCGCAACACCTCTTCGACGCCGGCCGGTACGCGATCATCAGCAGCACCGGCGCCCGCCCGCCCACGCTCCAGGGCGTCTGGAGCGGCACCTGGTCGCCGCCGTGGCGCAGCGGCTGGACCATCGACGGCAACCTCCAGGCCGCCCTGCTGGCAGTCCACCCGACCGGCGTCCCCGAGTTGATGCCGCCGCTGTTCGACCTGCTCGACAGCCTGCGCGAGGACTTCCGGGAGAACGCGCGCCGGCTCTACGGGCTGCCCGGCCTGTACGCCCCCGCCCACCTCGGCACGCACGGCCGGCAGAACCACTTCGGCCCGATCTGGTGCCTCACCTTCTGGACCGCCGGCGCCGCCTGGCTGGCCCGCCTCTACCTGGAACACTGGCAGCACACCGGCGACCGCGCGTTCCTGGCCGACCGGGCGCTGCCGTTCCTGCGCGAGGTCGCCGAATTCCAGCTGGGGTTCGCCGAGATCGTCGACGGGCGGGCCCGGTTCAGCCCGTCCTACTCGCCGGAGAACGACCCGGGACGTGGGCGGGCTCAGGCGTCGGTGGACGCCACCATGGACGTTCAGGCGGTGTCCGGGCTGCTCCGGGGCCTGCTGGCGATCACCGAGACGCTGGGGGTCAGTGATCCGGACGAGGGGCGCTGGCGGGGGCTGCTCGCCGCGCTGCCGTCGTACCGCATCAACGACGCCGGCGAGCTGGCCGAGTGGATCGACCCGCGCTTCCCGGACAACCACGAGCACCGGCATTCCAGCCACCTGCTCCCGTTCCTCTACGGCGGCGATCCGGCGGTCGACGAGGATCCGGCGCTGCGCGCCGCCGCGGTGCGGGCCGTGCGATCCCGCTTGCGGTGGTGGCTGAGCGAGGCCTCCGACGAGATGGGGTACGGGCTCGCGCTGCTCGGCGTCGCGGCGGCACATCTGGGGCTGGGCGAGGAGGCGTACGCGGCCCTGGAACGGATCTCCGAGGCGTACTGGCGGCCCAACCGGGTGCCCACCCACAACCGGGACCACATGTTCAACGTCGACCTGGCGGGCGGCCTCCCGGCCCTGGTGGTGGCGATGCTCCTGCGCAGCCGCGACGTCGCCCCGGACGGCATGGCCCACATCGACCTGCTCCCCGCCCTGCCCTCCGCCTGGCCCACCGGCAGCATCCGCGGCCTGGTGGCCCGAGGCCCGGTGACGGTCGACCTGACCTGGTCGCCGGGGTCCTTCGAGGCCGTCCTGACCTCCCCCACCGACCGTGTCGTACAGGTCTCCCACCCGGGCGGCCGGCAGCTCCTCCGCCTGTCCGCCAACAGCCCGCACACAGTTTCGTTTCCGCAGTTCACAACACCTTCGGTGCACCTTTGA